In Nostoc sphaeroides, the genomic window ATATTTTAGCTGACAAACAATTTGAACTCGATGAAAACATTAGTGTCACCTTGAGTAACCCCAACCTGACAGCTGCGCCGCAAAGTTCCACAATTGCTGCCAGTTTAGCTACAGTAGATATCATCAACGATGATCAGCAACCCACTATCGGTATTTCGGATGTCTTGCTCTCTGAAGGCAACGCAGGCTTACCAACTAATGGCAAGTTTAACGTTACTCTTTCCAATGCCAGCTATCAGCAGGTGATTGTCAATTACAACACTAATGATGGCACTGCTAAAGTTTCTGACCTTGATTATAATTCTGGGCTGGGGACACTCATTTTCAATCCTGGCGAAACTCTCAAAACCGTTAGCTTTGGCATTAAAGGCGATGACAAACCAGAAGCCAATGAGACGTTTTCTGTCAATCTGTTTGGTGCCTCAAACGCTACGATTACCGATAGCCTGGGAGTTGCTACTATCATTAATGATGACATTAACCAAATTCCCAGTATCAAGATTTCCAATGTCTCGGTCGCCGAAGGCAGCACAGGTATGATAACTAACGTAAACTTTGCCGTTACCCTTTCCAATGCTATCTATCAACAGGTTATTGTCAATTACAGTACGAGCGATCGCACTGCCAAAACTTCTGACTCTGATTACAATTCCGGAATGGGGGCAATTATTTTTAACCCTGGCGAAACCAGCAAAATTCTAAGCATTGGTGTCAGAGGTGATAGAAAAGTTGAAGGTAACGAGACATTTTTTGTCAATCTCTATGGTGCAGCAAACGCCATATTCGCTAATAACCAAGGAGTCGCTACTATCATAAATGATGACCGCTAAACCTTTGACTTTTAGCTCTCGATAAACCTTGTAGAAACGCGAAATTTCGCGTCTCTACATTATATTTAATGGGTCTACATCTATTGTCAAGCTAACAGATGAAGGACAAAGCGATCGCACTTCTTCCCAATCTGGCAATTGTGGTAAAGCATCGGGGGCAAATTTAATCAATATCTGCCAGCGATAACGATTAGCTACCCGCAAAATACTTGCTGGTGCTGGGCCTAATATCTCGAATTCTTCTTCTGTACTCAAGGTTGTGGCAATTATTTGCGCGGTGTTTTGCACTTGAATGGGATCGAGACTACTTAAGCGCAATAAAATTAACCGCCCATAAGGGGGATAATTGAGGGCTTGGCGTTGTTCTAATTCAGCTTGGGAGAAAGAGTGATAATCGTGCGATCGCACTGCTGCAATTACCTGATGTTCTGTAGTATAAGTTTGTACAATCACCCTCCCCGGATCATCGCCTCTACCAGCACGTCCAGCGACTTGAGTCAAGGTTTGAAATGCCCGTTCACTGGCGCGATAATCTGATAAATTTAGCAATCCATCGGCGGCGACAACGCCCACAAGTGTCACTTGTGGTAAATCTAATCCTTTGGTGAGCATTTGCGTACCGACTAATAAATCTGCTTCGCCGTTGGCAAATTGGGTGAGTAGGGTACGGTGTGAGCCTTTGTTACGAGTGGTATCGCTATCAAAACGAATCAAGCGTAACTCTGGGAATTGTCGCGCTAGTTCTTGCGTTACTCGCTGAGTACCGCTACCGAAAAATTTCAGGTAAGGGGAACTACAATCGGGGCAGAATTTGGGGTGCGATCGCGCATAGTTACAATAATGGCAGCGCAATAATTCCGGTGCTTTTTCTTCGGTGTGGTGATACGCTAACGACACGTCACAGTAAGGACATTCCAATACATATCCACAACTGCGGCAAGATACAAAAGTACTGTGTCCCCGCCGATGGATAAATAAAATTCCCTGTTGTTTTCTCTCTTGCAACTGTTGCAAAGCAACTTGGAGCGATCTACTAAATATAGAACGATTTCCCTGCTGCAACTCTTGCCGCATATCGACTATTTCCACCGGCGGTAAAGGGCGGGAGTTGATGCGTTCGGGGAGTGAGAGGTAAAGAGTAGAGACGCGATTAATCGCGTCTGTACAAGAGTTATGAGTTACGAATTCTTCCCCTGCTCCCCCTGCCCCCTGCCTCCTCACGCTTACCCAACTCTCTAACGAGGGCGTCGCGGAACCTAACACTAAGGGGCAATTTTCTAACTCTGCTCGCCACTGGGCGACGGTACGGGCGTGGTAGGTGGGTATGGGGGAGTCTTGTTTAAAACTGCTATCGTGTTCTTCATCTAAAATAATTAAACCCAGGTTGGGCAAAGGGGCGAAAACTGCACTGCGCGTACCAATGACAACTTGAGGTTCTCCTGTGAGCATTTGTCGCCAAGTGTCGTAACGTTCACCATCGGAGAGGGCGCTGTGATAGACGCTGACTTTATTACCAAAACGGGCGCGAAAACGATCGGTTAGCTGGGGTGTTAGTCCAATTTCGGGGACTAAAACAAGGGCGGATTTGCCGACTTTGAGGAGAGGTGCGATCGCTTGCAAATATACTTCGGTTTTTCCTGAACCTGTCACCCCATGCAATAAAACTTCAGCAAATCCATCTAGTGTTTGGATTGTTTCTAAGGCGCTAGCTTGAGCAACAGTTAAAGATTTAGCCCCATCGCCTGCTAATGCTGGCCCCTGTTCGGTTCGCAATACTTCCCGTTCTTCGATGACGATGTAACCTTTTTGTGCCAACGTTTTGAGTATAGAAGAACTAGCATTGCAAATTTGTAGTAATTCATTTTGCCACAACTCTCCACCATGCCGCCGCAGCACTTCTAAAATCTCTCTTTGGCGAGTAGTTAAGTCGTGGTCAATTGTACCTGTAAGCGTGACTGCTTTTTGCAACTTTGGTCGAGTTAATCGCGGTGGTTCTAAGTAGCTTTCTACTAAACCAAATCGCAGCAACTCCCGAATTCCTCGATAGGCAGATTTGACTTTTTGTTGGATGTAGACAAAACTGTAATCTCCCGCCGGTTGCCCTTGTAAAATTTCCCAAACTTGCCGTGCAGTAGGAGTCAAAAAAGCCAAAGGATCAGCAGATCCTAGTAAATAACGACTCCCCTCCGCTCCTCTGCCCCCCTGCCCCCCTGCCCCCCCGCCTCCAACAAGGCGGATGCGGCGCTGCGATCGCCCCAGTAACCCTGGTGGCAGAGCAACCCGGATTACTTGAATTAGGGGCGTATAGTAATATGCAGCAACTCGATTGAGTAATTCCCAATAAGCACTTGGGAAAAATCCAACGCTGACTATATCTTCTACTTCCCGGATTTTTTCTGGTGGTAAATCGACATTTGGTTGTGCCAGTAACCGAATTGCGATCGCTCCTAATTGTTGTGCCCCAAATGGCACGCTCAAAATATCCCCTGGTTTTATTTCTAACTGGGCTGGCAATCGATAAGTAAATAGTCCTGTACTTCCGGGACAGTCTACCAGTACTTCAACCCACCTATTAACAGTTATACCTGACTTGTATGATTCACTAGGTTCAGATACTAATAAAGGAGATAATTTTACGTCATTAATATACATAGTTTCTGACTTTATAGTTAGATATTTACCTCACATAGCTGGTTAAAAGTAACCTAGCTTAATTAAGTCTAATTTTTTATTTTGTTAGACTTAAATGGTATTTCCCAATACTGTTATCCTTCATAATACTTGATAAGTTTCCTCTTATGTAATCTACTAGACAAATTCGTATCAACTGTACATGCAATAAATATTTGGTACCCACTATACAAATAAAACCATGTCAGCCCTTCCTGCAACAGTTGCTCCATCTACTAAATAGGGAGTAGCCTTTATCCGCCTATCGATAGATATTCAACCCTTTCTGTATATGAGATGCTTTTATACAAATAAGAATATCTTGAAATTAAGCTGCCATTATTATAATTTCTCTCATCTGGGTAAATTGAAATCAGGAATGCATAACTCCAGCACCAAGTTTTTAATTTATCCAGTGATTT contains:
- the priA gene encoding primosomal protein N', producing MYINDVKLSPLLVSEPSESYKSGITVNRWVEVLVDCPGSTGLFTYRLPAQLEIKPGDILSVPFGAQQLGAIAIRLLAQPNVDLPPEKIREVEDIVSVGFFPSAYWELLNRVAAYYYTPLIQVIRVALPPGLLGRSQRRIRLVGGGGAGGQGGRGAEGSRYLLGSADPLAFLTPTARQVWEILQGQPAGDYSFVYIQQKVKSAYRGIRELLRFGLVESYLEPPRLTRPKLQKAVTLTGTIDHDLTTRQREILEVLRRHGGELWQNELLQICNASSSILKTLAQKGYIVIEEREVLRTEQGPALAGDGAKSLTVAQASALETIQTLDGFAEVLLHGVTGSGKTEVYLQAIAPLLKVGKSALVLVPEIGLTPQLTDRFRARFGNKVSVYHSALSDGERYDTWRQMLTGEPQVVIGTRSAVFAPLPNLGLIILDEEHDSSFKQDSPIPTYHARTVAQWRAELENCPLVLGSATPSLESWVSVRRQGAGGAGEEFVTHNSCTDAINRVSTLYLSLPERINSRPLPPVEIVDMRQELQQGNRSIFSRSLQVALQQLQERKQQGILFIHRRGHSTFVSCRSCGYVLECPYCDVSLAYHHTEEKAPELLRCHYCNYARSHPKFCPDCSSPYLKFFGSGTQRVTQELARQFPELRLIRFDSDTTRNKGSHRTLLTQFANGEADLLVGTQMLTKGLDLPQVTLVGVVAADGLLNLSDYRASERAFQTLTQVAGRAGRGDDPGRVIVQTYTTEHQVIAAVRSHDYHSFSQAELEQRQALNYPPYGRLILLRLSSLDPIQVQNTAQIIATTLSTEEEFEILGPAPASILRVANRYRWQILIKFAPDALPQLPDWEEVRSLCPSSVSLTIDVDPLNIM